The genome window TCCATGCTTTTATAACTCGGCGTTTCACCGCAAGAATGTTggtttgcccatttttttttacccACAAACAAATCCCTAGCAAACccatcttttcaaaattcaagtttttcaaaattcaaaactatttttaaatgtacTATCCGTGTTTCCTGTTTCCCCAAGTCTTTCTTATTCACCTTCCCTCGAGTGTCTTTTTCCAATCCATGTGTTCTTGTTTAAGACAATGTCAGCTGATTGTAATCAGCTTCCGATTGATTCGTCTGACACTGTCAACTCAGGTGAGTTCACCCCTTATACAAACCCGAAAAACAAACAGGAAAACAAgaggaaaaaacaaattgtttgtattttccttatttttgcAATCCTTTATACAAACCTAGGTTAGCCGAATCAGCTGATTCGTTTCTTTTTAATGAACAAACGGGcttgaatgaaaaacaaaatatttctcatttcAAAGGTCAAAAAGTTCCTAATTTATTCCGATAGCTACTTCTTCACCCTTTTGATACACTTTCCTTCTGTTCCGCTCTATTCCAAAACCACAACCACACCCATTTCGTTTATCACGAGATCAGCCGACGGTCATCAAAAAGAAGACgttgaagaataaaaaagaagaggaaagAAAAGAGACAAAGAACACGTTTTCATTGTGTTTCTATTCCACAGCTGATTACTattcccaaactttttccaagTTACCAGAAAAATGGTACCAAAGTACAAGGATATCCCGAATCGGCTGGTGATTGAGGAGAATGATCCTGCTGGTTTgatataattttagaaatcatACTTTCCGAAATTGTTAGATCGACACTTTTGGAAATGTACTCAATGGTGAAACTGTTTAAATACCGTAAACACTTTGGCTGAGAGTTTTATAATAGATTTCCGTGTTTACGGAATCgtcaaaaacttaaattattgaaaattaaaccaaTTCTAAAAACTGTGATCTGATTTATCAAATTAAGGCAGCGATTGGTTCGGAGATGATCGTGAGACATTGTGCGATATGGCCAAATTCTACAACAATGCTCAGTTCAGTGATGTAAATATGAAAGTTGGCGAAGAAAGgttcaaagattttttagttttttattttgaaaataccgTAGATTTTAAGCTATCCAGCACATCGTCTTATTCTCTCAAAAAGCAGTGATGTATTTGATCGAATGATGAGCCAAAAATGGAATGGGGATAAATTCGATTTAGAATTGGTTGAAGATGAGTTGTGCCAGAAAGCTTTTGCTCCATTTCTTCGGTTCATGTATTCAAATCATGTTGTCTTGCATAAGGACAACTGCTTACCATTGTTGGTTTTGGCGGATAAATATAATGTTACCACATTGAAGAAGGTATGTAGACAATATAGGAAATAGGtacttcaattgaaaattttctcctAGGTCTGCCTAGACTTTGCACAGTCTGAAATTCTTCCTGTAATTGATTTGAAAGAATTGTTCTCTGTATGGTTCTCATATGCAACAAAAGCATATCACCCAAGTCTTATCAAATCGTGCATGCAGGCAATTGCATTGGAGTTTGAAACTTTGCTAACGGAAGAATGGGAAAAAGATTGGCAAGAATTGCATAGAGATCAgatgattgaaattttgaaatgcaatAATTTGAAAGTGGCCAGtaagtttcaatgttttgataTTTAGCGGACCACAATAATTGTTCCAGTCATACCCCATTAAatgattatattttcaaactcaatTTGTAGGTGAATTCAAGCTATGGGAAGCTCTTCAAAAATGGATTCAAGCTCCAAACCACTCAGAACGACGAGGAAACACTGCTGGACCACTTTTGGCTTTTCTCCTTCCTCTGATTAGATTCCCATTTATGAATGGAGATGAACTGAACGAAGTTGAGAAATCCGCGATTTCCGAAATGcatccaaaactttttcaaccGCCACTCCTTCTCTCTTATAAATTTAATGCTCTTCCGCTTTCCAGTAGGATGAGTTGCAAGTAAGTTTtcatttcagagaaaaaacttCAGTCAATAATAACTTACAGAGATTTCACCAAGAAACAATTTCTACTTCGACAATATGAGGATAACCGTTGGAATCAAAGAATGACTGTCGCAAAAACACTTTTAGCATATCCGTGCGTAGATCATGCGTTTACGGTCTgttaaaactttattgaaatcCATATAAACCCTAGACATTACTTTTTAGTTCACATCCCGATCATCAACTGTTCCAATGACCGAATGGAAATGGACACTTAAACTTACAGGTAAACTGAAACagtcagaatttcaaaacaaagttAAAAGTTTCTAGGTTTGACATTCCCAAATCCCACAAAAGTTGATGTTCTCCGGATTATTCTGATTGCTGAAGGAATTGATCAATACAGGTTTTTGATAGTAGTTGTCTATTACCATAATAAAATAACATTCCAGATCAATTGAGTATATGCTTCAAATAGTTGATGAGAAGAAGGTGCTCCTGTCCATGTCCGGAAAGAAAACTTTCACAAAAACAAGgtaaagtttttaatattttttaggaaatagAGAATAAAAGCCAAATAGTATAAATTTAGTATATGTATgtgttaaaaaatgtaaaaacttttaaagttgAGGTTCCGAAAATGAAGATTTCGATCTGTCGTTTACTACAATTTAATAGCCAGagaatgtcaaatttttgattctccTCGTTAAGATAATATCTGACAGTAAAAGTGCAAACCAAGGCTCGGTGGTCCAAATAACTTattaaactctaaaaattgtGTATCTTCAAACTGGTGTATCTTAAAAAATACACGTctagaaaacaaatgtttaactaactaaatgctcaaaaatatttttttcttttttccgaaatacttttcattgcaaaatattgattatttGATGAGTTACATTGattgaaacacatttttccgaaatccacaaaaatttttgagaactgcTCTGTTGTACCAGTCTTAACTCAACATCCATTGAGTTTCAGAAGTAAAATTTTGTTGGatagtaaataaaaaatatttttccacattttatcagttagaatttttttgattttttatgttcagccaagttacataccgtttttcgaaaaaatccaattttgctcataaaactcttcatatccaacCTATCgactcgaaattttgaacaatgatCACTGTTTTAAGATTTCcacaatgtcctaaaaaatctttcaaaaatgttggctcatctccaaaatcgtcctccgctctgaaaaacgaaagtggACCTTTGCCTTCCGAAAAATGGACGAAATAatgaaattgagcttttttggtcgaaaaaaatatttttagaatgcgGAGAACACGTTAAACACGAATATCATGTTTATTTTGAGATCCggatgttctgaaaatgtctGACATAGATTTAAAAGCAtggatttattttcattttcaacgtgAAAGTTTTGTGCAGcttttagatttcaaaagaatctcaaaatttagagACAAGTTTCacgttgaaaataaaaataaatccatgcttttttaaatctatgtcagacattttcagaacatccGGATCTCAAAATAAACATGATATTCGTGTTTAACGTGTTCTCagcattctaaaaatatttttttcgaccaaaaaagctcaatttcattttttcgtccATTTTTCGGAAGGCAAAGGTccactttcgtttttcagagcggaggacgattttggagatgagccaagattttaaagattttttaggacattgtagaaatctcaaaaaagtgatcattgttcaaaatttcaagtcgatacgtgGGATATGAAGTTTTATgagcgaaattggatttttcgaaaaacggtatgtaacttggctgaacataaaaatatcaaaaaaattttaactgacaaaatgtggaaaaatattttttatttactatccaacaaaaatgtatttttgaaactcaatGGATGTTGAGTTAAGACTGGTACAACAGAgcagttctcaaaaatttttgtggatttcggaaaaatgtgtttcaatCAATGTAACTCAtcaaaaatgtgttatttTGCAATCAACAGTATtacaaaagaaattaaaaatatttttgaacattttttcagtttaacaTTTGTATTCTAGACGTGTATTTTTCAAGATACAACAGTTTGAAGATACGCAGTTTCGCGATTTCAAGAGGTTATTTGGACCACCGAGCTTTGACTTGTACTTGTTGCTGGCAGATATTATTTTAGTATGGCAAATTGAGAATTTGCCATTGTCTAgcaattgaaaataacttttataaaTGGTATTGTCTCTACCAGATATGTTAAAACaagtaggcaatgagaaaaaagtatgTAAAAAGTATTTGGCAAATGTGAACTAGTATCTCATGAAACGAGGATCTCCCTCTAGAAACACAAACCCAGATTGTtcctttatttcaattttcaggtattaTGCTGAGttggaaatggaaaaacaaATATCATTCGATGAATTGCTCCATGATGATTCAACATTCTCCTGCAATGGAGAATTCATATTCCAACTATTTCTTCGTGTAATTGAATAACATATCATCACTTGAACATATTTCAAACTCACTTTTGCAtgatattttctcaaaatttgtctTTCAATTATTCCAACTTTTCCCTCATCATATTTAAACTTGTACTGACCTAGATTAGGTCtcgtttcattttcaataaaaccgGTAAAATGAAGGAACTCCATTAGGAAAGTGGGTATAAAATAGGAAAAGTGTAAAGATAAACCAATTTcttagaaaatgaaaacgttCGTTTCTCATGTTTCTCATCACACAGATGAAGTTGCAAAATCTGTAAAAAGTGCAaagaaatttgcattttttgcaattatttcaGCAGTTGTAACATCTTctcttattatttttataatccCTGCAGTATTTTTCCGTTTCgaagtacgtttttttttttggaaggcaattgaaaagttttctgtaatttcagaaaatcagatCTCACTATGAACTCGAATTTGTCAGTTGTCGACAGGAAATTGATAgtgtccaaaaaaataatgatatgCGCTTtggatttgaattttcagatggacgTCAGAGAAAAACAAGACAGGTCAAGAAATTTATGTCGGATTTGGTAAGTTCTCTGAAGCagaaattgtagtttttattgttttttttaagtccaTTTTAAACTCCATTGAACATTCAAACTGAGTCTTCAATCTGACAAACTTTTCTGCTTCGTTTGAaggtcaaaaatcaaaaaatcaaacgtttcaaaaaatgatatttctcctaaattctacaaaatgtttcCAGTATTTAAACCCATCCATTGAAGGTTTTTAGGATGACTATCATAGCGGTTACTCCTATAATACTCCGATCAACATATATCAACCAGTTTCTGCTCCAACCGCTGCTCCggatgtttcaaaatgttgtacATGTTCACAAGGACCATCTGGAGAGAAGGGTGATAAGGGAAGTGATGGAAGAGACGGTAAGttataaatattcaaagttgATAGTATTGTGAAATTAATCTAgtcaatgaaaacaaaaaatcgaggTAGGTTTGAAACAGTTCaattcaaaatctaaaaaacaatGAAGCGTACCAACTGTGAAATTTGTATCAAAAGCGAAAATTCTGCTGGgtatttttttcggtttgttTTACTTCGAAACAGAAAcaagaataatttttcttcaggGAACGATGGTTATCCGGGATCACCTGGAAAATCTGGTCAAGATGCACTTGAACGCATGATAACGGATGGATATATAGATTTTTGCTTTGAATGTCCACCGGGCGCACCTGGAAGTCCTGGAGAAGTAGGTCACAAAGGGCCGGAAGGTGTATTGGGACCATCAGGAAAGAAAGGAAAAACAGGGCAAAGTCTTCCAGGACCAGGTAAATTAGCTCATATCTGGAGTGGTTGTAAAGTTTTTCAGGTCAAAATcccatttaaattttattacatCTTCCATCCCTACatgtgtttttttacaaataacttttcaagtttctgCAAGAccattttatctgaaaaaatctccaaaactCACGTAAACAGCAAGACTCACGTAGATCGTATAAGTCCTTCTTGTCCActttgtcatcatttttctaattgagATAAGATCGAAAAACCATTTGAACCCAACTAActaggttttttgaaaatctgctAGAATCCGTGtcattcaaatatattttccgtTTTCAGTGGGGCCACCAGGACCTCCTGGCAAAGATGGTTCAATCGGTGCTCCAGGTCCTGATGGTgcatctggaaaaattctaaCGATGGAAGGGCCTCCTGGTTTACCCGGTGTACCCGGCTCTGTTGGTTTACCTGGTATTCCAGGAAAACCTGGCCCTTCTGGACCAGATGGGAAAATTGGAGCAACTGGTCCCGGTGGAGATCCTGGAAAACCTGGAGGAAATGGAATCCCCGGAGAACCCGGACCTATTGGAAATCAAGGACCACGAGGATCAGATGGATCTTGTGAACATTGTCCACCTGCTAGAACACCACCCggatattgaaataaattatgaaattataCAGAAATGAATTTCATGAAtataataaattcaaatatatttcagcaaagttcagaaaaattcagcaacatttttagcaaaaatattgaaaataacgTATTTTCTGTTCCGATAATTTCAATTGTATTTGTTCCTTGCTGATCATAATGAGTCAGTCGGCTCGTGCACTTTTGCATAATACGTGAAAAAGAGCACAACACACAGCTCCAAAAGGTGTGCACACTCATTctattccacaaaaaattaatgaaagtCTGCtgtttgaataatatttttcaagtgatCAATCTGATTCATCCAGttccttgttttttatttgctttCAGAAGATTCTCATATGATTTTCTGATATATCTGAATATCCTGCTCACTTGTAAATATTTGAAGAGAAACAGAcaataaaatctttaaaatgttCATGATGAAAATGTTGTATCAATCTGTATagcatttttcacaattttttaaagttacgaaaaacatgaaaactataaaaattcagtggttattaatttttgttagttGTGTCGATGCCTGTTAAGTGTTAGGTTATATTTATGCTTTTGGGGCAATTTTAGCTGAATAGACTGACTCAAATATTGCTACTTTacattaaatattaaaaaatccaaaagttaGAAATAATAGCCCATTCTAGTCGAAGCTTCGACCACTGCTTTGCCAACTTTTAGCTTTATGTATGGTCTTAAAGTATAATCTCATCTAACTCGCTGGAAAATATGTTATTTCttgtattttgcaaaatatttgttaatcGAAATCGTACCAAATTCAAGTTTCCGATGTTTCTGTCTAaaattcctcattttttatcaaactttCCCACTCACAATTTCCaccttcttctttctctctgCCTAAAAGCTTTGATCTATGATCTTGTCTTGAGTATTCTTCGTTGTTCGTCATAATTCATTGAGACCACACCGAATGTCCGGTTGATAAACATGACGGTATGTATGTTTTCACGTGGACACAAAATACGCTAAACTATTGCTGGCTTTCAGATTGTTGGTTTCAGTAAAGTACGTGTTTAGGGGCATCTCACTTTTTTATCTGATCTTCGGGGTATAGTATGTGTTGAGGACATCAGAAAAAGATCGTACTTTTGATTTTGTAGATCTTTggtaattatatttttagatgaaccattgacattttttattgtaaatctagattcattaattttcatgaCATATTAATATTTTCGATAGAGTTAcgtttttttagaagttttaacTTAATATAAAgtattgttcaaaatttccaaaatagaTACGATTCCTCATATTTGAAAACGAGACTTACGGAGGCACCCAAAATTTATCCTGTCTGAGCCACGAAATGCGCAATAAAGTAGGGGGCAAACGGctgtgaaaataaatatgtataGTTTTATTATTCAGTATTTTCTAGATTATCTAAAAAATACCAAGGAAATTTTCTAGTACGATGGGATTTGCAGTCACCATGAAAATATGGTTAAATGACTCGTCATTACATTTTTACGCCCAcgataaattgaaatgttgatTTATTGTATTACTTCCtgattttatgaatttctgtACAGCTATGagtatattgatttttcaatagtaaaaaaaaaataaataaatttagcACATGTGTTCAGTTTTTCTGTTATAGACTCTTAAAGACAGAAGATatgttctttgtttttttagcttttaaggttgttaaaatttgggaaaatctTACAATTTGGCAAGTAGTCATCCGCAAACACAGTCTTTTTTCCCTTTCTTCTCTCAATGCCGGTATATTTCTTTCCTCTCTTTGTCGGAGTCGTGAGGGTCccgacttttttttattgttttgattaactttgattaaacaataaattcaCTTGTGGGTAAAAAAcacctagaaaccactttgaCAATTCTATGTATATATTGGAAGTTttgaccgtttttttttaatttttttttatcgttttaagtatattttccattttttttacatCAATGCTGTAGCTGTCATTCCCAAGAACCCATGGTTCAACTTACTATGTCACACTCCCCAATTACCATATCATGGGACACAAAATGACGCTATGAACGGTTTTTCGATCCTATCCTCGCCGAAAACGATGACAATAAATAGACATGTGAGCGGTACGTGATTTTAGTCGACTACGTGCATTTTAAGGGATTTTTCTTCGTGGCAATACTGTAGACACACGATTTCCACCTGGAAAGTGGACTGAAGTGTCTAGTGTAGTTCAATATGGGCTTCATGGAACGAAGTAGCATATGGTGGagtcattaattttttatttggaaaatgaaacCATCGTAATCAAACTCATTACTTTTGGTGATAATCGAATGATCAAGCTTAGATACAAACTGTGGACTACAACGTATTGAAACTTCCcaatttctaaacaaaaatgCCTTGCTCTTTGAACAGAAACTTTTGCACTTGGCTTCATGTCAAAGAATTTAGTGTAAATTATTGAGTCTCGCCGCAATTCGAGAACGGTGTGACGTAagagaaacttcaaaaagtttcgTGGAGGAACCATTAAAACACAAAAGATCCAGGAATGACAACTGatgtttcagttttattttgtgctcttttgattttgtttttgttttgaaatttattaaactgCAAGTTTTTTGCCTTGGCCtgacttttaaagtttttgatatgTTTTGTATTGGCAGCTACTGTCAAGCTTCATTTTTGCTATTTGTGATTTACCGTAACTCTTATACTACTTTTTCCTATGGATTACTCCAGCGCATTTAAGTCCAGTGCataaacatttaatttatttttgcaatactctaattgatttttcaattccccttaattttttccattttatttcTCACACAccctttttacaaatttccggTGATAGGTCAAAGTTCGAAATCATAAATTACGCACGTCTGCTGATTTAGTTCCAGTTGCATCTTCTGATGCTCGAAATAATGTTGGTGATAAGGAAATGGCAAATGACATTCATTGATAAAAAGGGAAATTTTGAtgcacattttgaaaagtttggtgATTGATGATGTTTCTAAAACCTTTGGAAGTCCAAAGACTTTCTAATAGAAAAGAAATGCTGAAATGTGaaacatttgttttgaaaaatagaaattgaatTGCCCAAGACAGTTTCAGAATGCTCGAAAGTTTGTGGCTCTACATTTTTGGATCTTGATGAAATCGTAAAGCGCTGAAATTGGATTCTGGGTATATCAGAATCAAGTGAAGACGATTAAAATATCCTATTCTTAttgtcaaagttgaaaaaaacttcCTTATATGATAAATTAAATCTGAATAtgcaacaatattttttcagtttccaggTGGCCAAGTTTGATAACACTTTGTGTACCCATAGACAGAAActgtaataaaataaataaataaacaaccaaaaaaccagaattaggcgaattttaacaaaacgttttgggtcattttgagtctaatcaAGCAATGgctcgaaatttgaaactccACCTTTAATCTATTCAGACATAAATTTGACTCGTGGACAGGAAGTTGTCAGTTTCCAATATCTAAACTTCCTGTGAACACATAAAGTATCGATAACACTGCGTTTGTTGACCATCTCTAAGTCATTTAAATAGTTCGCAAAATGTGTTGATTCCTAGTTCGCTTTggaattctaaatttatttgtgtcaatttcaacttgatttttttttttaactttcaataATTGTTCATATCCTCTAGATCTTACTTGAATCAGTAAGCCAGCACTATGTCATCAGCACTCAACAAGAATACAACATCATGTCTTACAAGCACACTCCTTCCGGATACTGTCACAGTTGCTGCCACTCCTCTGATCGCATGGACAGCATTAGTAAGCGACTacgtgattttttaaatgttgtgAATGACTTGGTAGAGGTGAGAACGTGCGATTTTGCAGAAGGAATTCCGAGAAAACGGGAATTCGAAGTGATAACTGGTAGTGACGATCATAATTAATAAATGACATgtctttcattaaaaaattcaggattGGCGATCAAGAATCGTTATGATTACACTatgaaaaggaaaattaaattccaggTAATCCTTGGATCCATTACTTCCAACAACATTCTATCTGCATTGAGCCTGAAACGGTCTATCAAAGAATTGCTCACCGGAAGATCTTCCAAGCTTGATTTCATTGACATATTTCGATGCGTCGCAATTATATGGGTTATGATCAACCACACTGGAGGTCGTGGAAGAATTGATGTCCTGGAAGGACTATCATCAGCAGAAGCGTTTACAAGTGCAATGCATAATCATCCAATTTTTGGAGCTCTCATGGGAAACTCTGCTCTTGGAGTTGAAATTTTCCTTGTACTCTCGGGACTTTTGGCAGCTAGATCCTGGCTTCGTAAAGCCGATGAGCCATTCTTCCAACATTGGATAACGTTTATCATTCGTCGGATCCTTCGATTAGCTCCAgtcatgtttatttttatttacattGCAATTGGTCCTATTATGAAGAAATTCCTTCCAAGATTCACATTTTCTTCGGTGTCGTCGTGTGGGTTTTGGAACATTATCTCACTTTTCACATTTACGGGAAACTTACAAACATCACCTACTTGTATGACATATATATGGTATTTGGGACTTGACATGCAACTTTACATGGTTGCTTCAATCTTCTTGAGTCTTCTTCACAAGTCTCCAAAACGGGGAATTGTTCTCACTATTACCACTATAATTGCCTCTATGTTCATCCGTGCGGGTTACTGTACCGCCTATGGAACTTGCAACCACAGTGATGTGGATGTAGCGTTTATAACAAAACCAGGACAAGATCCCGCAGTTTTAGCAAGATCTTATGAAGGACTGTGGTTAATTTATTCAAGGCCATATACCAAATGTGGTCCATTTCTTATCGGGCTTCTTCTAGGATATACCACTGTTTCCAGTAAAGTAGGTATCacattttacaaatattttcgattttgaaaattttcagtatatAATGTCTGATGCTTTAACCAAGATAGTCT of Caenorhabditis elegans chromosome II contains these proteins:
- the W07A12.4 gene encoding BTB domain-containing protein (Partially confirmed by transcript evidence) → MSADCNQLPIDSSDTVNSGSDWFGDDRETLCDMAKFYNNAQFSDVNMKVGEESYPAHRLILSKSSDVFDRMMSQKWNGDKFDLELVEDELCQKAFAPFLRFMYSNHVVLHKDNCLPLLVLADKYNVTTLKKVCLDFAQSEILPVIDLKELFSVWFSYATKAYHPSLIKSCMQAIALEFETLLTEEWEKDWQELHRDQMIEILKCNNLKVASEFKLWEALQKWIQAPNHSERRGNTAGPLLAFLLPLIRFPFMNGDELNEVEKSAISEMHPKLFQPPLLLSYKFNALPLSSRMSCKDFTKKQFLLRQYEDNRWNQRMTVAKTLLAYPCVDHAFTFTSRSSTVPMTEWKWTLKLTGLTFPNPTKVDVLRIILIAEGIDQYRSIEYMLQIVDEKKVLLSMSGKKTFTKTRYYAELEMEKQISFDELLHDDSTFSCNGEFIFQLFLRVIE
- the W07A12.4 gene encoding BTB domain-containing protein (Confirmed by transcript evidence) — translated: MVPKYKDIPNRLVIEENDPAGSDWFGDDRETLCDMAKFYNNAQFSDVNMKVGEESYPAHRLILSKSSDVFDRMMSQKWNGDKFDLELVEDELCQKAFAPFLRFMYSNHVVLHKDNCLPLLVLADKYNVTTLKKVCLDFAQSEILPVIDLKELFSVWFSYATKAYHPSLIKSCMQAIALEFETLLTEEWEKDWQELHRDQMIEILKCNNLKVASEFKLWEALQKWIQAPNHSERRGNTAGPLLAFLLPLIRFPFMNGDELNEVEKSAISEMHPKLFQPPLLLSYKFNALPLSSRMSCKDFTKKQFLLRQYEDNRWNQRMTVAKTLLAYPCVDHAFTFTSRSSTVPMTEWKWTLKLTGLTFPNPTKVDVLRIILIAEGIDQYRSIEYMLQIVDEKKVLLSMSGKKTFTKTRYYAELEMEKQISFDELLHDDSTFSCNGEFIFQLFLRVIE
- the W07A12.4 gene encoding BTB domain-containing protein (Confirmed by transcript evidence); protein product: MSPPDLEDEPFMENQDVAGENDLFVLDGRQDPPNLPQNHLEEVVGEIVENLERWHFAEILADGAEIHEDIIEDVGGDEVEEEEVDIDWVSPLSKEYSKPFSSDWFGDDRETLCDMAKFYNNAQFSDVNMKVGEESYPAHRLILSKSSDVFDRMMSQKWNGDKFDLELVEDELCQKAFAPFLRFMYSNHVVLHKDNCLPLLVLADKYNVTTLKKVCLDFAQSEILPVIDLKELFSVWFSYATKAYHPSLIKSCMQAIALEFETLLTEEWEKDWQELHRDQMIEILKCNNLKVASEFKLWEALQKWIQAPNHSERRGNTAGPLLAFLLPLIRFPFMNGDELNEVEKSAISEMHPKLFQPPLLLSYKFNALPLSSRMSCKDFTKKQFLLRQYEDNRWNQRMTVAKTLLAYPCVDHAFTFTSRSSTVPMTEWKWTLKLTGLTFPNPTKVDVLRIILIAEGIDQYRSIEYMLQIVDEKKVLLSMSGKKTFTKTRYYAELEMEKQISFDELLHDDSTFSCNGEFIFQLFLRVIE
- the W07A12.4 gene encoding BTB domain-containing protein (Confirmed by transcript evidence) — encoded protein: MKLSSFEFISIENRKISDHKGSDWFGDDRETLCDMAKFYNNAQFSDVNMKVGEESYPAHRLILSKSSDVFDRMMSQKWNGDKFDLELVEDELCQKAFAPFLRFMYSNHVVLHKDNCLPLLVLADKYNVTTLKKVCLDFAQSEILPVIDLKELFSVWFSYATKAYHPSLIKSCMQAIALEFETLLTEEWEKDWQELHRDQMIEILKCNNLKVASEFKLWEALQKWIQAPNHSERRGNTAGPLLAFLLPLIRFPFMNGDELNEVEKSAISEMHPKLFQPPLLLSYKFNALPLSSRMSCKDFTKKQFLLRQYEDNRWNQRMTVAKTLLAYPCVDHAFTFTSRSSTVPMTEWKWTLKLTGLTFPNPTKVDVLRIILIAEGIDQYRSIEYMLQIVDEKKVLLSMSGKKTFTKTRYYAELEMEKQISFDELLHDDSTFSCNGEFIFQLFLRVIE
- the col-78 gene encoding Col_cuticle_N domain-containing protein (Partially confirmed by transcript evidence), with protein sequence MKTFVSHVSHHTDEVAKSVKSAKKFAFFAIISAVVTSSLIIFIIPAVFFRFEKIRSHYELEFVSCRQEIDSVQKNNDMRFGFEFSDGRQRKTRQVKKFMSDLDDYHSGYSYNTPINIYQPVSAPTAAPDVSKCCTCSQGPSGEKGDKGSDGRDGNDGYPGSPGKSGQDALERMITDGYIDFCFECPPGAPGSPGEVGHKGPEGVLGPSGKKGKTGQSLPGPVGPPGPPGKDGSIGAPGPDGASGKILTMEGPPGLPGVPGSVGLPGIPGKPGPSGPDGKIGATGPGGDPGKPGGNGIPGEPGPIGNQGPRGSDGSCEHCPPARTPPGY
- the oac-54 gene encoding Acyltransferase 3 domain-containing protein (Confirmed by transcript evidence): MSSALNKNTTSCLTSTLLPDTVTVAATPLIAWTALVILGSITSNNILSALSLKRSIKELLTGRSSKLDFIDIFRCVAIIWVMINHTGGRGRIDVLEGLSSAEAFTSAMHNHPIFGALMGNSALGVEIFLVLSGLLAARSWLRKADEPFFQHWITFIIRRILRLAPVMFIFIYIAIGPIMKKFLPRFTFSSVSSCGFWNIISLFTFTGNLQTSPTCMTYIWYLGLDMQLYMVASIFLSLLHKSPKRGIVLTITTIIASMFIRAGYCTAYGTCNHSDVDVAFITKPGQDPAVLARSYEGLWLIYSRPYTKCGPFLIGLLLGYTTVSSKYIMSDALTKIVFRSSLFVAIATIYAILPEYWNPNAGNTLYNTVYTAVFRSVFAMAISGMIAAMYFKEGCSSTPLVFSILGKLTFNTYLLHMPVVYTFNWLSFLQTATSPIELFLVIPFIAMLSYVAALFFYLFVEAPMGNLMSQSARRLGL